In Pungitius pungitius chromosome 2, fPunPun2.1, whole genome shotgun sequence, a single window of DNA contains:
- the hspa14 gene encoding heat shock 70 kDa protein 14 — MAAIGVHFGYTCACAAIFKDGRAEVVANDAGDRVTPAVVGYRDTEKIVGIAAKQGRIRNAANTIVKVKQVLGRSFDDPETQSHKTQTKCQVVNRQEKPYYEITAGDHPEYVAPEDVAKLIFNKMKETAQSALGSDVTEAVITVPFEFAHAQKRALREAAEAAGFHVLRLIHEPAAALLAYNIGQDCSSGKSHVLVYKLGGTSLSVTVLQVNGGVFRVLNTHTDHSTGGESFTQALAQHLTAEFKRTYKYDVSTNVRAMLKLMNGADMAKHSLSSLESANCFVDSLHDGIDFECNVSRARFELLCSSLFNKSIQPIRPLLEAAGLSTADINKVVLCGGSARIPRLQQMIREMFPDVELLSSSPPDEVIAVGAALEAGLLVGKDSLAPEEDSITVDVSASDILVKEVDESGGEVFTVLFPSGTPLPARRHHVLSGGAGLSSLCLEIYQRFVAEKPEKLAKIVLRDLQPKVENHSIDTVVTMKRDGSVHVSCVEQSCGRPEVVTIAAAS; from the exons ATGGCGGCCATAGGAGTCCACTTCGGATATACTTGTGCTTGTGCTGCGATATTTAAG gATGGACGGGCTGAGGTGGTGGCTAACGACGCAGGAGACCGGGTGACTCCAGCTGTGGTGGGCTACAGAGACACTGAGAAG attgTTGGCATCGCCGCGAAGCAAGGGCGGATCCGCAACGCTGCCAACACAATTGTCAAAGTGAAACAAGTGCTGGGGAGAAG CTTCGACGATCCAGAGACCCAGAGccacaaaacacagacaaagtGTCAG GTTGTCAACAGACAAGAGAAGCCTTATTATGAGATCACAGCGGGAGATCACCCAGAGTATGTCGCGCCGGAGGATGTTGCAAAACTCATCTTCAACAAAATGAAAG AAACGGCTCAGTCGGCTCTCGGCTCTGATGTCACCGAGGCGGTTATCACCGTCCCATTTGAGTTTGCACATGCTCAGAAACGTGCTTTGAG GGAGGCAGCTGAAGCTGCAGGCTTCCATGTACTGAGGCTGATTCACGAGCCTGCTGCCGCTCTGTTGGCCTATAACATCGGACAGGATTGTTCTTCAGGAAAGAG CCACGTGCTTGTGTACAAGCTGGGCGGGACGTCCCTGAGTGTGACAGTGCTGCAGGTCAATGGAGGAGTGTTCCGggtcctcaacacacacaccgaccACAGTACCGGAGGAGAGAGCTTCACCCAGGCTTTGGCCCAGCACCTCACTGCAGAATTCAAACG CACCTATAAGTACGACGTGAGCACCAACGTCAGGGCCATGCTGAAGCTGATGAACGGAGCAGACATGGCCAAACACTCTCTGTCCTCGCTGGAGTCGGCCAACTGCTTTGTTGACTCACTTCACGACGGCATCGACTTCGAATGCAACGTCTCCAG AGCTCGTTTTGAGCTGCTCTGCTCTTCCCTCTTCAACAAGAGCATCCAGCCAATCAGACCCCTGCTGGAGGCAGCGGGGCTCTCCACTGCCGACATTAACAAG GTGGTTCTCTGTGGAGGCTCGGCCAGGATCCCTCGTCTCCAGCAGATGATCCGTGAGATGTTTCCAGATGTGGAGCTGCTGAGCTCATCCCCTCCTGATGAGGTCATTGCTGTGGGAGCAGCTCTAGAGGCAGGCTTACTGGTTGGCAAGGACAGTCTGGCCCCCGAGGAAGACTCCATCACAGTGGATGTTTCTGCCAGCGACATACTAGTGAAG GAGGTGGATGAATCGGGAGGCGAGGTGTTCACCGTTCTCTTTCCGTCGGGTACGCCCCTCCCAGCCCGCAGGCACCACGTCTTGAGTGGAGGGGCGGGGCTGTCCTCCCTCTGCTTGGAAATTTACCAGAGATTTGTTGCGGAGAAGCCAGAGAAGCTAGCTAAG
- the cdnf gene encoding cerebral dopamine neurotrophic factor: MSVLSFTILLLLRGFTFSAAGNCEVCVDFLYRLYGSLTSAHKELTPSLVEEELIQACTAAEGKEARLCYYLGASSDAETRVTASVSQPLASHVPIEKICQRLSSRDTQICQLRYEPQLKDWSSNGLKRMRVMELRNILASWGEECRGCLEKNEFVSLIQEKAPLHVPSVEL, translated from the exons ATGTCCGTGTTGTCCTTCACCATTTTGCTGCTCTTGAGAGGGTTCACTTTTTCTGCTGCAGGCAACTGTGAAG tgtgtgtggactTTCTCTACAGACTATATGGCAGTCTGACCTCAGCCCACAAAGAACTCACTCCGTCCCTGGTGGAGGAAGAGCTGATCCAGGCCTGCACCGCCGCTGAGGGGAAGGAAGCAAGGCTG TGTTACTACCTAGGAGCCAGTAGTGATGCAGAAACCCGGGTCACAGCATCAGTGTCTCAACCTCTGGCCTCCCACGTCCCCATAGAGAAGATCTGCCAGCGTCTCAGTAGCAGAGACACTCAGATCTGTCAGCTTAGATATG AGCCTCAGCTGAAGGATTGGAGCAGCAACGGACTCAAAAGGATGAGAGTCATGGAGCTGAGGAACATTTTAGCATCGTGGGGAGAGGAGTGTCGAGGCTGTCTGGAGAAAAATGAGTTTGTCAGCCTCATCCAGGAGAAAGCACCTCTGCACGTTCCCAGTGTGGAACTATGA
- the irak3 gene encoding interleukin-1 receptor-associated kinase 3, with the protein MDPNTFLYDVPPVVIGRLCRILDSGVDRLGWRGLAVRVVPSLLEVRMLERVEAAGRSPTSELLWSWAQENPRVLDLLKLLQDMGHHRALQLLQGPELPVPCSSPHADSRGHMYADEEKGSFQRGERSAGQALCCVSSAEENQPPVITFQDIIDGTRDFHLEMRISEGHLCDVYKAQLGSEKVAVKLYKQTNTASWKKLWDVFRKEMEIHNLYRHPNILDLLCCFTDEGRYCLVYPYLANGSLFHRLHHQDGEPPLSWQQRLTIIKGTAKALHHLHTAQPCPVICGSISSANILLDSDLQPKLSSFGLAHLRPHSAHQNSTVTLDTRSHSNLGYLSEEYIRDGKLTFSLDVYGFGMVIMETVTGRKVTGEVAKKTPLRDLLVTEVEDSGGVDSCLQFVDEAAGRWPIAMALDLLRLALECAASRHRSRPSMQKVLLALSKLLPPPSCLTADQPHSLDDPRDSKPTPPPSIPVEHDEQLGPGASPTQARLCECSQSELTYLSDAGRAVDLYTSWPVQCSCPAESGGLACEDCRANGFTSDATGGPPTESLGMENAAKKRLRNKLSLYDKGLIHTQELFSEINLQ; encoded by the exons ATGGACCCGAATACGTTCCTCTACGACGTCCCGCCGGTTGTCATCGGGAGACTGTGCCGAATCCTGGACAGTGGGGTTGACAGGTTAGGGTGGCGTGGACTAG CTGTCCGAGTAGTCCCCAGCTTGTTAGAGGTCCGCATGTTGGAACGCGTGGAGGCAGCCGGTCGGAGTCCCACTTCGGAGCTTCTTTGGTCCTGGGCTCAGGAGAACCCAAGGGTCCTGGACCTTCTAAAGTTGCTGCAGGACATGGGCCATCACAgggctctgcagctcctccagggtCCAG AGTTGCCCGTGCCCTGCAGCAGTCCACACGCCGATTCCAGAGGACACATGTACGCAGATGAAGAGAAG GGATCCTTCCAACGAGGAGAGAGATCTGCAGGTCAGGCTTTATGCTGTG TGAGCTCCGCTGAAGAAAATCagccacctgtaattaccttccAAGACATCATAGATGGAACCAGAGATTTTCACCTTGAAATGAGAATTTCAGAGGGACACTTGTGTGATGTCTACAAAGCACAGCTGGGAAGTGAAAAGGTGGCGGTGAAGCTTTATAAACAG ACAAACACGGCATCATGGAAGAAGCTGTGGGACGTCTTCAGGAAAGAAATGGAAATTCATAATTT GTACCGACATCCAAACATCTTGGACTTGTTGTGCTGTTTCACTGATGAGGGTCGCTACTGTCTGGTCTATCCTTACCTGGCCAATGGGTCGCTCTTCCACCGACTCCATCACCAG GACGGAGAGCCCCCCCTGTCCTGGCAGCAGCGCCTTACCATCATTAAGGGAACTGCAAAGGCCCTGCATCACCTCCACACAGCACAGCCCTGCCCAGTCATATGTGGCAGCATCTCCAG TGCTAACATACTCCTGGATAGCGACCTGCAGCCCAAGCTGTCCAGCTTTGGCCTTGCTCATCTTCGTCCTCATTCAGCCCATCAGAACAGCACGGTCACTCTGGACACGAGGTCCCACAGCAACCTGGGATACCTCTCAGAGGAGTACATCAGAGACGGCAAGCTGACCTTTAGCCTGGATGTTTACGGCTTTGGAATG GTTATAATGGAAACGGTAACAGGACGCAAGGTCACAGGGGAGGTAGCGAAAAAAACACCACTG AGAGATCTGCTTGTAACCGAGGTGGAGGACAGCGGCGGCGTGGACTCTTGTCTGCAGTTCGTGGATGAGGCGGCCGGCCGTTGGCCCATCGCCATGGCCCTCGACCTTCTGCGCCTGGCCTTGGAATGCGCGGCCAGCCGCCACCGTAGCAGACCAAGCATGCAGAAG GTACTTCTTGCATTGAGCAAGCTGCTTCCTCCACCTAGCTGCCTCACCGCTGACCAACCCCACAGTCTGGACGACCCTCGTGATTCCAAGCCGACCCCCCCACCTTCCATTCCCGTGGAGCACGACGAGCAGCTCGGCCCCGGCGCTTCGCCGACGCAGGCGCGGCTCTGCGAGTGCAGCCAGTCGGAGTTGACGTATCTGAGCGACGCCGGGCGGGCTGTCGACCTGTACACCAGCTGGCCCGTGCAATGCAGCTGCCCCGCTGAGAGCGGCGGTCTGGCCTGCGAGGACTGCAGAGCCAACGGCTTCACCAGCGACGCCACAGGCGGCCCCCCGA CTGAATCCCTTGGGATGGAAAATGCAGCCAAGAAGAGACTGAGGAACAAACTGAGTCTTTACGACAAAGGGCTGATTCACACACAGGAACTGTTCTCTGAGATAAACCTACAGTAG
- the b2m gene encoding beta-2-microglobulin, giving the protein MKILVCAFLVALLSLSSSKDQHASPKVEVYSRLPGYFGDPNTLICHVTGFHPPEIKIELLKNQQVIPQANQTDLAFETNWHYHLTKHVLFTPQKGEIFGCSVTHMGVTKMYIWEPDM; this is encoded by the exons ATGAAGATACTCGTGTGCGCTTTTCTTGTagctctgctctccctctcgtCTTCAAAAGATCAACATG CTTCACCCAAGGTTGAGGTGTACAGCCGACTACCGGGATATTTTGGGGACCCGAACACCTTAATCTGTCACGTGACTGGCTTCCACCCACCAGAAATCAAAATTGAGCTACTCAAGAACCAACAGGTTATCCCCCAAGCCAACCAGACGGACCTGGCCTTCGAGACGAACTGGCACTACCACCTCACCAAACACGTCCTGTTCACCCcacaaaaaggagaaatatTCGGCTGCAGCGTGACTCACATGGGGGTCACCAAGATGTATATCTGGG AACCGGACATGTAA